The following coding sequences lie in one Haematobia irritans isolate KBUSLIRL chromosome 3, ASM5000362v1, whole genome shotgun sequence genomic window:
- the LOC142230422 gene encoding uncharacterized protein LOC142230422 isoform X2: MLLARLFQVWQRKFLTFNAIKYELYLNIILACLSFIGGCVSISLDVIAYTIATFFIFLAFSFYTFDAYLCYRIHRQCDAQTQTQPQIA, from the exons ATGCTGCTGGCTCGTCTCTTTCAAGTATGGCAACGAAAATTCCTAACATTCAATGCCATAAAATATGAGCTATACTTGAATATAATCTTGGCATGTCTATCATTCATTGGAGGCTGTGTCAGTATATCATTGGATGTAATAGCCTATACAATAGCAACG ttCTTCATATTCCTAGCATTCAGTTTCTATACATTCGACGCTTATTTATGTTATCGTATTCATCGGCAGTGTGATGCACAAACTCAAACTCAACCGCAGATTGCTTAG
- the LOC142230422 gene encoding uncharacterized protein LOC142230422 isoform X1: protein MSAPLAYDGTYLKTISGILKICCMICCFLGFLCILCSPVKLHNFRGSFYSAIAILALVCSGFMLLARLFQVWQRKFLTFNAIKYELYLNIILACLSFIGGCVSISLDVIAYTIATFFIFLAFSFYTFDAYLCYRIHRQCDAQTQTQPQIA, encoded by the exons ATGTCTGCCCCTTTGGCGTACGATGGCACATATTTGAAAACCATTTCCGGCATTTTAAAAATCTGTTGCATG ATATGCTGCTTTCTCGGATTTCTCTGCATTTTGTGTAGTCCTGTCAAATTACACAATTTTCGTGGCAGTTTTTATAGTGCAATCGCCATACTTGCATTAGTTTGTAGCGGATTTATGCTGCTGGCTCGTCTCTTTCAAGTATGGCAACGAAAATTCCTAACATTCAATGCCATAAAATATGAGCTATACTTGAATATAATCTTGGCATGTCTATCATTCATTGGAGGCTGTGTCAGTATATCATTGGATGTAATAGCCTATACAATAGCAACG ttCTTCATATTCCTAGCATTCAGTTTCTATACATTCGACGCTTATTTATGTTATCGTATTCATCGGCAGTGTGATGCACAAACTCAAACTCAACCGCAGATTGCTTAG